Part of the Trichoderma asperellum chromosome 1, complete sequence genome is shown below.
ATCACTTCTACCACCTCCTGATCCTGCTGAGCGGGAGGATTGCCTTTTCTTGGATGTCATTGTGCCAAGATCCATATTTGATAATAGAAAAGGCAAACCAGCATCAGTCATGGTTTGGGTGTACGGAGGAGGCTTCGCCTTTGGAAAGAAAGGACAAGATGGCAACCCAGCAGGCCTTTTAGCACAGAGTCAGCAGGTCGATCCTGAAGGGCGTGGTATCATCTATGTTCAATTTAATTACCGCGTAAGTAGAAGTGGCAACCATTCTCATAAGTAAGTGTACTAACGCAAAATCATCAGGGTGGCGCATTCGGCTTCCTCCAAGGCCCCAGCGTGCAAGCCAATGGAACTGCAAATGCAGGACTTCTAGACCAGCGTATGGCATTAGAATGGGTACAGCAGCATATACATAACTTTGGCGGTGATCCAAAGCGTGTAACAGTCTTTGGTCAATCAGCTGGCGGGGGCTCCATCTTGCACCAAATCACCGCCCATGGAGGTTCTAATGGTCCCGCGCCTTTTCAAAAGGCCATCATGCAATCCCCAGGATTCCCGCTTGTGCCATCTCGGTATCAGCAAGAGAACTTGACTCAGCGCTTTCTTAAGCACCTAAACGTATCGACTATTGCTGAGGCACGACAGCAACCCTACGAAGCCCTCTACGCTGCCAATGTAGCTATAGTGGCGAACTCCAACTACGGAACATTTACTTGGGCACCAGCCCCGGATAATGATTTTGTCCCAGGCCTTCCGGGAACGCTATTGTCTGAAGGTCTCTATGACAAAAGCGTCAAAATTATGACCGGCTTTAACTCTCATGAAACGTTATTTTTTACATCTCCGAACAATACCAACAATGCCTTCTTTGTCAACAACCTTAAAACTACATTTTTGGGTATACAAGAATCCGTTGTCAATCATGTGTCAGAGGTTCTCTACCCCCCGATCTTTAACACGACTCTGTACAGCGACTTCTTCTCACGTGCTGAATTAGCCCTTGCAGAAAGCGCATTCACCTGCAATACATACTACCTGCAGAAAGCCTTTCGACAATTCTCCTCTACATACGGATACAGATTTAACATACCTCCTGGATATCACGGGGAAGATGTGCCGTATACATTTTATAACGGGCCAAATGGAGATATCAATGCGTCAGTCGCAATTCCTTTACAGCGACATCTAACGTCGTTTGCAATCAGGGGAAACCCAAATAAAGGTGCCCAAGTGAGGATGCCTGTCTATGGATCAGAGGGCTTGGTCTTGGATTTGACGCCAGAAGGTGAAAATGTGATTAGTGATCCAAGTCACAACGACCGATGCAGCTGGTGGCAGCAGTCTCTTTATTACTAGATCTGCGTCTGTTCTGTTGTAACACGTCACTTTTCTGGCAAGTCTGCCTAATTGAGGAACAAACCCTGCATTTACTTCTCAACagttagtaaaatatttttagatCATTAGTCTTTAGTTGTAATACAAATAGATATGTAACAGAATAGTGTCTCTTCAGACCACGATCAATATACATTTCACCCGCAGATGTCAGCCAGAATTGTTTAAGACGGATAGAATTCCCCGATGAACCATGTCTCGCTTGATGAAAAGCTAGATTCTACCTTTTCCAAAGCCGATGCCATAAATAGGGCCAGCTGTATCCCCATTTGTTGCCCAATGTAACGCAGTGTAGATGCAATCCACTCTCTCTGATCCTTAGGAGTTGCCCTCAGCATTCCTGACAGAAAGAGTGGCCAGAAAAGGAGATACCCGCCCGGTATTGGTAGCTTTTCACCATCTTCAGAGCATATAGGGT
Proteins encoded:
- a CDS encoding uncharacterized protein (EggNog:ENOG41~MEROPS:MER0033198~SECRETED:SignalP(1-17)), which encodes MVILWPFALGLFTTASAIATGCSELPTVDLGYELHQAISFNETGQYYNFSNIRYARDPSGDLRFAAPKPPLRNRTSVQRGETNVACPQAFAVWYLCGLAQQSGTIKSTKDCGPSLLPPPDPAEREDCLFLDVIVPRSIFDNRKGKPASVMVWVYGGGFAFGKKGQDGNPAGLLAQSQQVDPEGRGIIYVQFNYRGGAFGFLQGPSVQANGTANAGLLDQRMALEWVQQHIHNFGGDPKRVTVFGQSAGGGSILHQITAHGGSNGPAPFQKAIMQSPGFPLVPSRYQQENLTQRFLKHLNVSTIAEARQQPYEALYAANVAIVANSNYGTFTWAPAPDNDFVPGLPGTLLSEGLYDKSVKIMTGFNSHETLFFTSPNNTNNAFFVNNLKTTFLGIQESVVNHVSEVLYPPIFNTTLYSDFFSRAELALAESAFTCNTYYLQKAFRQFSSTYGYRFNIPPGYHGEDVPYTFYNGPNGDINASVAIPLQRHLTSFAIRGNPNKGAQVRMPVYGSEGLVLDLTPEGENVISDPSHNDRCSWWQQSLYY